The sequence TGCCGGATCCCAGGGTCTGCGGGGCGTCTGCCCTTTCCAGGACTTCCACCTGGATTCCGGCGTCAGCCAGGAGGATGGCGGCGGCCAGCCCGGCTGCACCTGCCCCCACGATTCCGACGTTCTGTACTGCTGCCATCGCTGACTCCTTTGTATTGACGGCGATCCTGCTGGTGGTTTGTTGTTGTGAAAGCTACCTGACGGCGATCGGGTTGACGGGCGATCCCACGGCACCGGTAATGGGGAGTGGTGCTGCGGTCAGCAGGAAGTCGTACCTGCCGTCCGCCGCGCATGCCTCCGCCAATGCGTCCGGGTCCCACATCTCGCCCAGGAACAGGCCCAGGTTGGGGATGGCGATCTGGTGGAGTGGCTGGAATGCGCCGTCGAACTCGTTCGGCCGGACCTCGAAACCCCAGGTGTCCGTGGCGATCCCGGCGATCTCGCTGCGGTGCAGCCAGGGCGCCGTGCTGAAGGACAGTCCCGGAGCGGAGCCGCCGGCATAGTCGCCCCAGCCGTCGCGGCTCACCCGGGTGTATTGCCCGGTACGGATCACCACGATGTCTCCGCGCCGCACTTCGGAGCTGGGCCCCTGGAGTTCGATGGTCTGCGCGAGGTGCTCGGGGGTGATGGCGAACCCGTCCGGTAGTTCGCCGTCGTTCCGTCCCAGTCCGGGACCGAGCGCGCGCCCGACGTCGAGCAGGACACCGCGGGTGACGATCTTCGCCGCGGCGGTCTCGATGCCGGTCACCAGGTCGCCTTCAGAGGTGACCACGTCGCCGGCGGCGCGGCCGTTCCAGGCCTTGCCCCGGTCGAAGATGTGGCCCAGTCCGTCCCACTGCGTGGAGCACTGCAGCGGCATGGCGATCACGTCGTCGGCGCCGCCGAAGCCGTGCGGGAAGCCCTGGTTGCCGCGCTCGGCGTCAACGCCCGTGTCCGTCATGGTGTGGACGGGATTCGTGCGGCGGCGCCAGCCTTTCTGCGGACCGTTGGTATCGAACGGTTGGGAGAGCGAGAACGCCTCCCCGGTCTTCACCAGCGCCGCAGCCTCGAGGCGCTTGGCGGCGTCGATGAAGTTCAGGGTGCCCAGTACGTCATCCTGGCCCCAGCGGCCCCAGTTGTTGTGGGCAGCTGCCATGGCGCGGATGCTGCCGAGCGGATCTTCACGCCGGATAGCCGGGGAATCGGTTGATTCCCCGGTGCCGGTTGCTGTGTCCTGGGTGGTCAATGCTTGCTGCTTTCGGTGGCGGGTTCGTCCTTGCAGAGGATGCGCTGGTTGCCCAGTCCGGTGATGGTGCCTTCCATGACGTCGCCGTCCTGGAGGAGCCGGCCCCAGTGCTGGCCGTTGCCGGCGGGGCTTCCGGTGAGGACCAGGTCGCCCGGGCGCAGCGGCATGATCTGGGAGGCT comes from Pseudarthrobacter sp. NIBRBAC000502770 and encodes:
- a CDS encoding cyclase family protein → MTTQDTATGTGESTDSPAIRREDPLGSIRAMAAAHNNWGRWGQDDVLGTLNFIDAAKRLEAAALVKTGEAFSLSQPFDTNGPQKGWRRRTNPVHTMTDTGVDAERGNQGFPHGFGGADDVIAMPLQCSTQWDGLGHIFDRGKAWNGRAAGDVVTSEGDLVTGIETAAAKIVTRGVLLDVGRALGPGLGRNDGELPDGFAITPEHLAQTIELQGPSSEVRRGDIVVIRTGQYTRVSRDGWGDYAGGSAPGLSFSTAPWLHRSEIAGIATDTWGFEVRPNEFDGAFQPLHQIAIPNLGLFLGEMWDPDALAEACAADGRYDFLLTAAPLPITGAVGSPVNPIAVR